In Spirochaetales bacterium, the sequence TTTCCGCCCAGACACCCAGTTTCGAACCGATTTTATCACCCAAAAATACTCCGATTACAGAAAACAGTATACAAATCAGACCGATGAAAATTGCCGGAATTATTACGGGCGACTTCAGTGCGGCAAGACTGAAACCAACTGCCGCCGCGTCGATACTCGTCGCGATTGAAAGCATAATGAGGGTGATGCCGCGTGACGGGTCTTTGTCGTCATTATTCCTGTCTTCTTTTTTAAAGGACTCCCATATCATTTTACCGCCAATGAAAGATAGTAACGCCATTGCTATCCAATGGTCATAGCAGCATATCATTTCTTCAATCAATATTCCGCCGTAATATCCCAGTATCGGCATGAAAAACTGGAATAATCCGAAATGAAACGCCAGGCGGAAATAATGCCTGTATGTCGGCTTTTTTATTGTACAGCCGGCCGCGATGCAGACGGAAAAAGCATCCATGGCAAGGCCGATAGCTGTACCGATAACCGTCAAAAAATCCATACGTCAATTTCTCCCGGCATCGAAATAAAAAAAAACGAGACCTCACGCATAATGACATAGACACTGCTTTATCATTATGCCAAAAGTCTCGTTACCTTTTATCAACGGTTATATAGCCAGGTAAAAACGGGTTTTACCGGTATGTTGACTATATAATAAAAACTACTCCCCTTTGACGTTGGCTATTCTACTATATTAATTTTTTTCCGTCAATATTTTAGATGGACAGCCACGAGACGGCTTAAAGCCGTCTCATAACCGTCTCCTTAAAATACTCAGGCCGGATCGAAGCGATCGGCATTCATTACCTTGTTCCACGCGGCCACGAAGTCCTTTACGAACTTTTTTTGAGCCCCGTCGCACGCGTACACTTCGGCTATCGCGCGAAGCCGGGAGTCCGAACCAAAGACGAGGTCGACGCGCGTTCCGGTCCACTTGAGTTCGCCGGTCTTCCGGTCGAGGCCTTCGTATATATCCCCGTTTTTCGCGCCCGGCCGCCATGTCGTTCCCATATCCAGCAGGTTGACGAAAAAGTCATTCGTGAGTTTACCCGGCCTTTTCGTGAAAACACCGTGAGAAGATTGCCCGTAATTTGCGTTCAATACACGCAGACCGCCGATGAGTACCGTCATCTCGGGCGCGGTCAAGGTGAGCAATTGCGCCCGATCGATCATCAATTCTTCCGCTTTCACCGTGTATTTCGTTTTCAGATAATTGCGGAACGCGTCGGCCGCCGGTTCGAGTACCGCGAACGAATCGACATCGGTCTGTTCCTGCGACGCGTCGGTACGCCCGGGTGAGAAGGGAACCTCGATGTCCTCTCCCGCGTCTTTGGCCGCTTTCTCGATTCCGGCGCAGCCTGCAAGCACAATCAGATCGGCAAGCGAAACCTTCTTGTTTCCGGACTGCGCCTTGTTGAACTCCCGCTGAATGCCGGTAAGCGTCTCCAGGACTTTCTTCAGTTGCGGCGGTTGATTGACTTCCCAGTTTATCTGCGGTTCTAATCTGATGCGCGCTCCATTGGCCCCGCCCCGGAAATCCGAACCTCTGAACGTGGAGGCCGACGCCCAGGCCGTCGAAACAAGGCTTGATATCGATACACCCGAAGCAAGGATCTTTTTTTTGAGCGCCGCAATGTCGGCCTCGTTAATCAGTTCATGATCGACGGCCGGTACGGGATCCTGCCAGATGAGTTCTTCCCGGGGTACTTCAGGCCCGAGATAACGGGTACGGGGCCCCATGTCACGGTGGGTCAATTTGAACCAGGCCCGCGCAAAGGCGTCGGCAAACGCCTGCGGATTTTCGTGGAAACGGCGTGATATGGGTTCATAAATCGGATCGAACCGGAGCGATAAATCCGCCGTGGTCATCATGGGCCGGTGTTTTTTGGAAGGATTGTGGGCGTCGGGAATCATATGCTCTTCCTTCACGTCTTTTGCAAGCCATTGCTGCGCACCGGCGGGGCTTTTCACCAGTTCCCATTCGTAACCGAAAAGCATATCGAAATACCCATTGTTCCATTTCGTCGGTTCGGGTTTCCACGCGCCCTCGATGCCGCTGGTGGTCGTATGTTCTCCTTTTCCCGTGCCGAACTTGTTTGTCCAGCCCAGACCTTGTTCTTCGAGAGGGGCCGCCTCCGGTTCGGGGCCCATCAGCGCGGGGTCACCGGCGCCGTGCGCCTTGCCGAAGGTATGGCCGCCTGCGACAAGCGCAACGGTCTCTTCATCGTTCATCCCCATACGGGCAAAGGTGACGCGTACGTCTTTGCCCGAGGCTACCGGATCCGGATTCCCGTTGGGACCTTCCGGATTGACATAGATGAGTCCCATTTGTACTGCCGCCAGGGGATTTTCGAGGTCTTCGTGGTCGCCGCTGTAGCGTTTGTCGCCCAGCCAGGTATCTTCTTTCCCCCAGTATACGTCCTCTTCAGGACCCCAGATATCTTCCCGCCCCCCCGCGAAACCGAATGTTTTAAATCCCATCGATTCCAGTGCGCAGTTCCCCGCCAGAATCATCAGATCGGCCCAGGAGATTTTGTTGCCGTATTTCCGCTTTATCGGCCAAAGCAGTCTCCGGGCCTTGTCCAGATTGACATTGTCCGGCCAGCTGTTGATAGGCGCAAAACGTTGATTTCCCGTATTTGCGCCGCCGCGGCCGTCCGATGTCCTATAGGTTCCGGCGCTGTGCCAGGCCATCCGGATGAACAGTCCTCCGTAATGACCCCAGTCCGCCGGCCACCAGTCCTGCGAATCCGTCATCAGCTTATAAAGGTCCTGCTTTACCGCGGTGAGATCGAGTTTTTTGAATTCTTCCGCATACCTGAATTCCTTATCCATCGGATTCGATTCCCGTGTATGCTGATGAAGAATATTGAGATTAAGCTGATTCGGCCACCAATCACGGTTCGATGTTCCCTGACCGGCTGTCGGTTTGTTCATTGCGCCGGTAACAGGGCATTTACTTTCTTTACTCATAATTGTCCTCCTTAATTTTTTTTCTTAACCGGTACGGTTAACCCTGTCTCGAAAGACATTCACAACGGTCTCTCCCTGGGGACGGCAATCGCCTCATACGGCGGAATGTTCTGTGCTGAATTTGACCGTCTCATGAATGCCGTCCCGCCGTTTGCTTTTTCTCCGTTTCGATGTCATTATAATAATCGTTCTTAATATTAATAATATATAAAACAAAGATCAATACTTTTTGCATAATATATGACAGTCTTTTACCGGAATCGGAAAACGAACGCCGGAAGGTGCCCTCGACGGTTTCAGGCTTATTTCGTCAACAAGGCGGCCGCTTCCGGAGAAGGTTCTCTGCGGCCGGATTTTTTCAAAGGGAAAAACGGGGGCGGCACGAGTCGAGCCGGAAAGGGTGTTTGATGTACGGCTGTATGGTGTGAAACGGTTATCACACGGTGCCGTCCCCGACCGCCGGGCATGCTAAATCCGCATCACCCTCGAATCTCCGCATACAGAAACATTGATTGTACTCAACCAGCCCGGAAACCGTCGTTGAAAGAAACTCGCGATTTTTATGACATTTTCGTTGTCGGTGGTGTGGATTCTCAGATTTTTTTCTTTCCACTCGAAAAGGACAATCTTAAAACCGTTATAAGCCATTTTTCTGATCTGATTGGATATTCTCGCTTTTATCTCTTCAAGTTTTCTCTCCTTTACCATGGTTTCTCCCTCCTGCTATAAA encodes:
- a CDS encoding manganese efflux pump, whose translation is MDFLTVIGTAIGLAMDAFSVCIAAGCTIKKPTYRHYFRLAFHFGLFQFFMPILGYYGGILIEEMICCYDHWIAMALLSFIGGKMIWESFKKEDRNNDDKDPSRGITLIMLSIATSIDAAAVGFSLAALKSPVIIPAIFIGLICILFSVIGVFLGDKIGSKLGVWAERIGGTILIVIGLKILIEHMF
- the katG gene encoding catalase/peroxidase HPI — encoded protein: MSKESKCPVTGAMNKPTAGQGTSNRDWWPNQLNLNILHQHTRESNPMDKEFRYAEEFKKLDLTAVKQDLYKLMTDSQDWWPADWGHYGGLFIRMAWHSAGTYRTSDGRGGANTGNQRFAPINSWPDNVNLDKARRLLWPIKRKYGNKISWADLMILAGNCALESMGFKTFGFAGGREDIWGPEEDVYWGKEDTWLGDKRYSGDHEDLENPLAAVQMGLIYVNPEGPNGNPDPVASGKDVRVTFARMGMNDEETVALVAGGHTFGKAHGAGDPALMGPEPEAAPLEEQGLGWTNKFGTGKGEHTTTSGIEGAWKPEPTKWNNGYFDMLFGYEWELVKSPAGAQQWLAKDVKEEHMIPDAHNPSKKHRPMMTTADLSLRFDPIYEPISRRFHENPQAFADAFARAWFKLTHRDMGPRTRYLGPEVPREELIWQDPVPAVDHELINEADIAALKKKILASGVSISSLVSTAWASASTFRGSDFRGGANGARIRLEPQINWEVNQPPQLKKVLETLTGIQREFNKAQSGNKKVSLADLIVLAGCAGIEKAAKDAGEDIEVPFSPGRTDASQEQTDVDSFAVLEPAADAFRNYLKTKYTVKAEELMIDRAQLLTLTAPEMTVLIGGLRVLNANYGQSSHGVFTKRPGKLTNDFFVNLLDMGTTWRPGAKNGDIYEGLDRKTGELKWTGTRVDLVFGSDSRLRAIAEVYACDGAQKKFVKDFVAAWNKVMNADRFDPA